Proteins encoded within one genomic window of Psilocybe cubensis strain MGC-MH-2018 chromosome 2, whole genome shotgun sequence:
- a CDS encoding putative ATP-dependent kinase TDA10 has product MTALNLIAEYVLRKLSQHRPLFVAIQGPQGSGKSYLATHVQSLLQKPPHSLRVAVLSIDDLYLPHKDLVLLAAANSDNPLLNGRGQPGTHDVDLGVQILSALKTGNSTIELPRFDKSLHSGEGDRLPVDGTGTIVVQPPRIDVVIFEGWCVGFSPISEQEILSRWRGVWDSERRKLNRGLDNICRPADLKIINEYLKQYSRLWSFFDIFVQLKPEEPPFSHVSRYEVVYKWRLDQEHNMKSRNGGKGMSDTAVQSFVDRYIPGYVFFGDFPPLRHEENLEGTSIQAVSGLSIVLDEARNVIASSTF; this is encoded by the exons GCGCAAACTCTCTCAACATAGACCTCTTTTCGTTGCAATCCAGGGTCCACAGGGCTCCGGAAAATCGTATCTCGCCACTCACGTACAATCTTTGCTGCAGAAACCACCGCATTCTCTCCGTGTCGCAGTCCTATCTATCGATGATTTGTATCTTCCTCACAAAGATTTAGTGCTCCTGGCCGCCGCTAACTCAGACAATCCACTTTTGAATGGCCGCGGACAACCCGGGACCCATGATGTTGATCTTGGAGTGCAAATTTTGTCTGCATTGAAAACCGGCAACAGCACTATTGAGTTGCCAAGATTTGACAAAAGCTTACATTCAGGTGAAGGCGACCGTCTTCCTGTCGATGGAACTGGCACAATCGTAGTACAGCCTCCCAGGATAGATGTTGTAATCTTCGAAGGCTGGTGTGTCGGCTTTTCCCCTATATCAGAACAAGAAATTTTATCTCGGTGGAGAGGTGTTTGGGACTCAGAACGGCGGAAGCTGAACCGTGGGCTCGACAACATTTGTCGACCTGCAGATTTAAAAATTATCAATGAATACCTAAAACAGTACTCGCGACTATGGAGCTTTTTTGACATCTTCGTGCAG CTCAAACCGGAGGAGCCACCATTTAGCCACGTATCGCGCTATGAGGTGGTGTACAAGTGGAGACTGGATCAGGAACATAATATGAAATCCCGCAATGGTGGAAAAGGAATGTCAGATACTGCCGTCCAATC ATTCGTTGACAGGTACATACCTGGTTATGTCTTTTTTGGAGATTTTCCCCCTTTGAGGCATGAAGAGAATCTGGAAGGCACTTCTATTCAAGCAGTATCAGGGTTATCCATTGTGCTTGATGAAGCAAGAAACGTGATTGCTAGCTCAACATTCTAA